In Marasmius oreades isolate 03SP1 chromosome 3, whole genome shotgun sequence, a single window of DNA contains:
- a CDS encoding uncharacterized protein (BUSCO:EOG09260FL2), whose translation MPEHPTATWQAMQDGNVFYRRQQLYSFPAGKLPDLSDYIVAGCKYGGPLALMRNNTKLIALGRSTPAFTKSQIQVYSSAGEGLLLFSWEQAKIIRFGWTFDERLVVLNEEGTYRIYDLQGDYQQHSLGGETAESGVVDARIHENGLVALAGSLSLLEVKGWEGGRPLNLANPGLSEPPSSWSIIPPDINISRHIEVLLSVDNTIYTVDNLESIDQRLSQGPFTHVSPSPNGKSLALLTFSGTLLVVSTDFQRRMAEFDTATVSHAEGQAQQVEWCGNDAILVTWESIAVLVGPFADTLEYSYLGNIFAVTEADGVRVVSQDTCDLIQKVPSSSLSIFRPGSSSPAAILYDVWESFSRRSPKADESIRSIRPELAAAVDGCIDAAGQEWEPYWQRRLLNAAKFGRGFLDFYNPTDFVNMGQTLKVLNAVRYFEIGIPLTYAQYSYTSPSHLVSRLTARNMHLLALRISTFLSLKADVVLKHWASAKILRSKPTTTGSGKDAELGADDEVCAMIVDKFKTLGGTDVSYAEIAKRAWEVGRTGLATKLLDHESRASDQVPLLLSMKEDHLALEKAVDSGDTDLIYQVLLHLHKHLTLGTFFRLIEDGGARLAPASRLLQVYAREQNRDMLRDFYYSDDRRVESAVLALDEASKMSDPASKISAVKSAQKFFSEDRDRGFEAKMMDENARLLTLQQQLEAEADGKISFFGLSVNETIRVCILNGMLKRADKLKTDFKVSDKRFWYIKLYALTEIRDFEGLEAFSKSKRSPIGYEPFVRHLVEKKRLKEAVPYVARCDPPKRVDLYVRCEEWRMAGKECKDRGDKGNLQQLIQKAPNSLVARELEQVASSMK comes from the exons ATGCCAGAACACCCTACAGCAACATGGCAAGCTATGCAAGATGGGAATGTGTTCTACCGGCGACAGCAGCTATACTCGTTCCCTGCTGGGAAGCTGCCAGACTTGAGTGACTACATCGTGGCGGGTTGCAAGTATGGTGGTCCTCTCG CATTAATGAGGAATAACACGAAACTAATTGCTCTTGGACGTTCAACACCTGCATTCACGAAATCTCAAATACAAGTTTATTCTTCGGCTGGCGAGGGATTGTTGTTGTTCAGT TGGGAACAAGCCAAGATAATACGTTTTGGATGGACGTTTGATGAACGACTGGTAGTCCTCAATGAAGAAGGCACCTACCGAATCTACGATTTGCAAGGAGACTATCAGCAGCATTCTCTTGGAGGTGAAACAGCGGAGTCTGGTGTCGTAGACGCGAGGATTCATGAAAACGGATTAGTTGCTTTGGCTGGTTCATTAAGCCTTCTCGAGGTCAAGGGATGGGAAGGTGGTCGACCTTTGAATTTGGCTAATCCAG GTCTATCGGAACCTCCCAGCTCCTGGAGCATCATACCCCCCGATATTAACATCTCACGGCATATTGAAGTTTTATTGTCGGTGGATAATACCATATATACCGTGGACAATCTGGAAAGCATTGATCAACGATTATCTCAAGGACCATTTACACACGTTTCACCCTCTCCAAATGGGAAATCACTCGCGCTTCTGACCTTCTCGGGCACTTTACTAGTGGTGTCTACGGATTTCCAGCGACGAATGGCAGAATTTGATACCGCGACTGTATCCCACGCTGAAGGGCAAGCACAACAAGTTGAATGGTGTGGAAACGATGCTATCCTCGTGACCTGGGAATCTATAGCAGTTCTCGTGGGCCCTTTTGCGGACACGCTAGA ATATTCATATCTCGGGAACATATTTGCGGTCACAGAGGCAGACGGGGTCAGAGTGGTCTCACAAGATACTTGCGATTTAATACAGAAAGTTCCCT CCTCTAGCTTATCCATATTTCGCCCTGGATCCTCTTCTCCCGCTGCAATACTGTATGATGTATGGGAAAGTTTTTCTCGTCGTTCTCCCAAAGCGGATGAAAGCATTCGAAGTATACGACCGGAACTCGCTGCTGCAGTTGACGGGTGTATTGACGCCGCTGGACAAGAATGGGAACCTTATTGGCAAAGGCGACTTCTGAAC GCAGCCAAATTCGGACGAGGTTTCCTTGACTTCTACAATCCCACAGATTTTGTGAACATGGGTCAAACATTGAAGGTTCTCAATGCAGTCCGTTATTTCGAGATCGGTATCCCGTTGACATACGCGCA GTATTCCTACACGTCCCCTTCGCATCTTGTCTCGCGCCTCACGGCACGAAATATGCATTTGTTAGCTCTCAGAATATCCACATTCCTTTCCCTGAAAGCCGATGTGGTATTGAAGCATTGGGCAAGTGCTAAGATTCTCCGATCCAAACCTACAACGACCGGATCAGGGAAAGATGCTGAACTCGGGGCAGACGATGAGGTGTGCGCTATGATCGTGGACAAATTCAAGACCTTGGGCGGCACGGATGTTAGCTACGCTGAGATTGCCAAGCGTGCCTGGGAGGTTGGACGGACAGGTCTTGCAACGAAG CTACTAGACCATGAGTCCAGGGCCTCAGATCAAGTGCCTTTACTACTCTCAATGAAAGAGGACCATTTGGCACTTGAAAAAGCCGTTGACAGTGGCGATACCGATCTCA TTTATCAGGTGCTCCTCCACCTACACAAGCACCTTACCCTGGGGACATTCTTCCGTCTCATCGAGGATGGCGGGGCGCGGCTTGCACCTGCCAGCCGGCTGTTGCAAGTGTATGCTCGAGAGCAGAACCGGGACATGCTCCGAGATTTCTATTATTCTGATGATAGACGGGTGGAAAGTGCTGTACTTGCGCTGGACGAGGCTTCCAAGATGTCG GACCCAGCTTCGAAAATCTCAGCGGTGAAGTCCGCTCAAAAATTTTTCTCAGAAGATCGCGACAGAGGATTCGAAGCAAAG ATGATGGACGAAAACGCCCGATTATTAACCCTTCAGCAACAACTTGAAGCGGAGGCCGACGGGAAGATATCTTTCTTTGGCCTGAGCGTGAACGAAACTATCCGGGTTTGTATTCTGAATGGAATGCTCAAACGAGCAGACAAACTTAAAACGGACTTCAAAGTTTCCGATAAACG TTTCTGGTACATCAAACTATATGCTCTAACAGAAATTAGAGACTTCGAAGGCTTAGAAGCATTTTCCAAATCAAAGAGAAGTCCGATAGGATATGAACCCTTCGTCCGCCATCTAGTGGAAAAGAAACGGTTAAAAGAAGCGGTTCCCTACGTTGCGCGATGTGACCCACCCAAACGCGTCGACTTATATGTTCGGTGTGAAGAATGGCGCATGGCCGGTAAGGAATGTAAAGACCGGGGTGACAAAGGGAACCTTCA ACAACTTATTCAGAAAGCTCCGAATTCACTCGTAGCGAGGGAACTGGAACAGGTTGCTTCGAGTATGAAGTAG